The following proteins are encoded in a genomic region of Populus trichocarpa isolate Nisqually-1 chromosome 13, P.trichocarpa_v4.1, whole genome shotgun sequence:
- the LOC7489679 gene encoding G-type lectin S-receptor-like serine/threonine-protein kinase LECRK3 yields MTIQKILPFLLLQFLYFHELHAQIPPNISLGSSIKAGSGNSWRSLSDEFAFGFYSLPNNLYLVGIWFNKIPEKTLVWSANRDSPAAAGSTVRLTFDGQLTLTHLNGSIQSIYRGRRAGLGFMLNDGNFVLRDDSSSVIWQSFNSPTDTILPGQVLSDDQKLYSNANGTVDYSTGNFMLQMQFDGNLVLSAYHFSDPGYWYTGTVRNNVSLVFSNHTFFMYLVNSTGDNIYPLTRNVSTPVGDYYHRATINDHGDFQQFAYHKSNSSGWTRVWRAIDEPCVVNAICGVYGMCFSLNNETATCKCIPGYIPLDPNHVSKGCRPETVVNYCADPSMRNFTINVIDDADFPFESDADLARVKNVDLEGCKKALMDDCYSLSASLVDSRCIKKRMPLLNARKSFSTKGRQALVKVPMKSNPGIQEHKKNNDFDTRVFLKISLIVTATLAFCFGVSAIYYHPAPRRFIKRKRYSNANSIGINFQEFKYLELQKATNGFSKTLGRGSSAKVYSGILSMKDIQIDIAVKVLTKSIEKGEKEFMTELKIIGRTYHKNLVRLLGFCVENDQQLLVYELMANGSLANLLFGKGSERPNWVRRAEMVLEIARGLLYLHDECEAQIIHCDIKPENVLIDNNYTAKLADFGLSKLLNKDQTRTDTNLRGTVGYLAPEWIRNERVTSKVDVYSFGVMLLEILCCRRHIEPSRVEEESEEDDLVLSDWVISCMAAGKLGTVVGHDPEVLSDFKRFERMTLVGLWCIHPDAMSRPSMKKVTQMLEGTSEIGIPPSLSDQMSVSN; encoded by the coding sequence ATGACTATCCAGAAAatacttccttttcttctactgCAGTTCCTGTACTTCCATGAATTGCATGCTCAGATACCTCCCAACATAAGCTTGGGTTCTAGCATCAAGGCTGGATCTGGTAATTCTTGGCGATCACTTTCTGATGAATTTGCGTTCGGGTTCTACTCTCTGCCCAACAATCTTTACCTTGTTGGAATTTGGTTTAACAAGATCCCTGAAAAAACACTAGTCTGGTCAGCTAATCGTGACTCTCCGGCAGCTGCCGGATCCACAGTCAGACTCACGTTTGACGGCCAGCTTACGCTCACACATCTCAATGGTAGTATTCAATCAATATACAGGGGGAGAAGAGCAGGTTTAGGCTTCATGCTAAATGATGGCAACTTTGTCTTGAGAGATGACAGTTCAAGTGTCATCTGGCAGAGTTTTAATTCACCAACAGACACAATCTTACCAGGTCAAGTTCTTAGTGATGACCAAAAGCTCTATTCCAATGCGAATGGAACTGTTGATTACTCCACTGGGAATTTCATGTTGCAGATGCAATTTGATGGAAACCTTGTGCTCTCTGCCTATCACTTCTCTGATCCTGGTTATTGGTACACTGGAACTGTACGAAACAATGTTAGTTTGGTGTTCAGTAATCATACTTTTTTCATGTACCTTGTCAACAGTACTGGTGATAATATCTACCCTTTAACAAGAAATGTCTCAACCCCCGTTGGAGACTACTATCACCGAGCAACAATTAATGATCATGGTGATTTCCAACAATTCGCTTACCATAAATCAAATAGCAGTGGATGGACAAGAGTGTGGAGGGCGATCGACGAGCCTTGCGTGGTGAATGCTATATGTGGTGTCTATGGTATGTGTTTTTCTCTGAATAATGAGACAGCAACATGTAAGTGCATACCAGGTTACATTCCATTGGACCCTAATCACGTGTCCAAAGGGTGTCGCCCAGAGACCGTGGTGAACTACTGTGCCGACCCTTCAATGAGAAATTTCACAATTAATGTGATTGATGATGCAGACTTCCCATTTGAGAGCGATGCAGACTTGGCTCGAGTGAAGAATGTCGATCTGGAGGGATGCAAAAAAGCTCTTATGGATGATTGTTACAGCTTGTCTGCTTCCTTGGTGGATTCTAGATGTATCAAGAAAAGGATGCCTTTACTAAATGCGAGAAAGAGTTTTTCTACTAAAGGACGCCAAGCGCTGGTGAAGGTGCCGATGAAAAGCAATCCTGGCATTCAAgaacataaaaagaataatgattttgACACTCGGGTTTTTCTAAAGATTAGCCTTATAGTTACAGCCACGCTTGCTTTCTGTTTTGGAGTTTCTGCCATCTATTACCATCCTGCTCCTCGAAGATTTATCAAAAGGAAACGCTATTCAAATGCTAATTCCATTGGCATAAACTTTCAGGAGTTCAAGTACCTGGAACTACAGAAGGCCACAAATGGATTCAGCAAGACCCTGGGTAGAGGATCTTCTGCTAAAGTTTACAGTGGGATTCTAAGCATGAAGGACATACAGATTGATATTGCTGTAAAAGTGCTGACGAAATCGATTGAAAAAGGCGAGAAGGAATTCATGACAGAGCTCAAAATAATAGGCCGGACATACCACAAGAATTTGGTAAGACTGTTGGGCTTTTGTGTTGAGAACGATCAACAGCTTCTGGTCTATGAGTTAATGGCAAATGGCTCGCTTGCCAATCTTCTATTCGGGAAGGGATCAGAAAGACCTAACTGGGTTCGGAGGGCAGAAATGGTGCTTGAAATAGCTAGAGGATTGCTCTACTTGCATGACGAATGCGAGGCACAGATTATCCATTGTGACATCAAGCCTGAGAATGTACTGATTGATAACAATTACACTGCTAAGCTTGCAGATTTTGGCCTTTCCAAGCTTCTGAATAAAGATCAAACTAGAACAGACACAAATTTAAGAGGCACAGTGGGGTATCTGGCACCAGAATGGATAAGGAATGAACGAGTGACATCCAAAGTAGATGTTTACAGCTTTGGTGTGATGTTACTTGAAATTCTATGTTGCAGAAGGCATATAGAACCGAGCCGGGTTGAGGAAGAGAGTGAAGAGGATGATCTTGTTCTCTCGGACTGGGTTATAAGTTGCATGGCCGCCGGGAAGCTAGGGACGGTGGTAGGACATGACCCTGAAGTATTAAGTGATTTCAAGAGATTCGAGAGAATGACCTTAGTGGGTTTATGGTGCATTCATCCTGATGCAATGTCCAGACCTTCTATGAAAAAGGTAACACAGATGTTAGAGGGAACCTCGGAAATCGGAATCCCGCCTTCACTTTCCGATCAAATGTCAGTGAGTAATTAA
- the LOC7482357 gene encoding G-type lectin S-receptor-like serine/threonine-protein kinase LECRK4, with the protein MVFWPTDSVFSVTMVSIVLWCLPFVLSFLCSLAQPQITTNTINLGASITAGTNSSWRSPSGDFAFGFYPLLNGMFLVGIWFDKIPERTLVWSANRDDPARTGSTINFTLDGQLVLTHSNGTGYLIYNGTFGASSALMQNDGNFVVKTNSSEVIWQSFDSPTNTILLGQVLVMGKKLYSNANGTVDYSTGQYMLELQMDGNVVMSAYKFADPGYWFTLTEGNQNVSLIFNQSTAFMYVVNHTSITYRMTSQVPTPIGDYYHRATINDHGNLQQFVYHKENGSGWTVVWEPESIKAEPCIPFNICGVYGFCTSIDNTTINCDCLPGYSPWDPSIPSKGCYPDTVIDFCAPNSSASNFTLEEIDNADFPNGAFADMARVTPADVEECRKAIMDDCFAVAGVLVESVCYKKRTPLLNARRSIPSTNNIVAFIKIPKANNNNQIQDKDDDSPSWIALLAGLLLCSIMTLLFATISIYHHPLAQPYISKKQLPVPKPVEINLKAFSFQELLQATNGLRNKLGRGAFGTVYSGVLTLEAEEVEIAVKKLEKVIEQGEKEFLTEVQVIGLTHHKNLVRLVGFCNEKNHRLLVYELVKNGTLSDFLFGEERRPSWDQRAETVYGIARGLLYLHEECETQIIHCDIKPQNVLLDKNYTAKIADFGLAKLLKKDQTRTSTKVRGTMGYMAPEWLKNAPVTTKVDVYSFGVVLLEIIFCRKHIELHQVNESTEDNEMILIDWVLCNVRAGNLHAIVSHDSEVLEDFCRFERMVLVGLWCICPNPTLRPSMNKVTQMLEGTSEVDDPPLIDAQIF; encoded by the coding sequence ATGGTTTTCTGGCCTACTGATTCTGTTTTCTCAGTAACAATGGTTTCTATTGTTTTATGGTGTCTTCCATttgttctttcctttctttgttctttAGCGCAACCCCAGATAACCACTAACACAATAAACTTGGGTGCCAGCATCACTGCTGGGACTAATTCTTCGTGGCGATCACCCTCTGGTGATTTTGCTTTTGGGTTCTATCCTCTTCTTAATGGCATGTTCCTTGTTGGAATCTGGTTTGACAAAATCCCAGAAAGAACACTAGTTTGGTCAGCGAACCGTGATGATCCAGCTCGAACTGGATCAACCATCAATTTCACACTCGATGGCCAGCTTGTTCTTACACACTCAAATGGAACTGGATACTTAATATACAATGGAACTTTCGGTGCTAGTTCTGCTCTGATGCAAAATGATGGCAATTTTGTTGTAAAAACCAATTCTTCCGAAGTTATCTGGCAAAGCTTTGATTCTCCAACAAACACCATTTTATTAGGCCAGGTCCTAGTAATGGGCAAAAAACTCTACTCTAATGCAAATGGAACAGTTGACTACTCGACTGGGCAGTACATGTTAGAGCTTCAAATGGATGGTAATGTTGTTATGTCTGCATACAAGTTCGCTGATCCTGGTTACTGGTTCACTTTGACAGAAGGAAACCAAAATGTGAGCCTGATTTTCAACCAGAGTACAGCTTTTATGTATGTTGTGAATCACACTTCAATTACGTATCGTATGACAAGTCAAGTTCCCACTCCGATTGGAGATTACTATCACCGAGCAACGATCAATGACCATGGAAATCTTCAACAGTTTGTTTACCACAAAGAAAATGGAAGCGGGTGGACCGTTGTGTGGGAGCCAGAGAGTATTAAAGCTGAACCTTGCATACCGTTTAATATCTGTGGAGTTTATGGCTTCTGCACTTCGATTGATAACACAACAATCAACTGTGATTGTTTGCCTGGCTACTCACCATGGGATCCAAGCATTCCCTCAAAAGGATGCTATCCTGATACGGTGATAGATTTCTGTGCTCCGAATTCTTCGGCTTCAAATTTCACTCTTGAAGAGATAGATAATGCTGATTTTCCAAACGGTGCATTTGCAGATATGGCCAGAGTCACACCAGCCGATGTAGAAGAATGCAGGAAGGCGATAATGGACGACTGTTTTGCTGTGGCTGGCGTCTTGGTCGAGTCTGTGTGTTACAAGAAGAGAACGCCTTTGCTTAATGCTAGAAGGAGCATCCCTTCTACTAATAATATAGTGGCGTTTATAAAAATTCCCAAGGCAAACAACAACAATCAAATTCAAGACAAAGATGATGATTCTCCTTCTTGGATTGCTCTTCTAGCAGGCTTATTATTATGTTCAATAATGACGTTACTCTTTGCCACCATTTCCATTTATCATCACCCTCTTGCTCAGCCTTACATTAGTAAAAAGCAGCTCCCAGTGCCAAAGCCTGTAGAGATCAATTTGAAGGCATTTTCATTCCAGGAATTGCTTCAAGCAACGAATGGTTTAAGGAACAAACTTGGGAGAGGTGCTTTCGGAACTGTCTATAGTGGGGTGTTAACCTTGGAGGCTGAAGAGGTTGAGATTGCTGTCAAGAAGCTTGAAAAGGTCATTGAACAAGGTGAGAAGGAATTCTTAACAGAAGTCCAAGTAATTGGACTAACTCACCACAAGAATCTTGTAAGGCTGGTGGGTTTTTGTAATGAGAAAAATCACCGGCTTTTAGTTTATGAGCTAGTGAAGAATGGTACGTTATCGGATTTTCTGTTTGGAGAGGAGAGGAGGCCCAGTTGGGATCAAAGGGCTGAAACTGTGTATGGAATTGCAAGAGGTTTACTGTACTTGCATGAAGAGTGTGAGACGCAGATCATTCATTGTGACATAAAGCCGCAAAATGTTCttcttgacaaaaattacaCAGCCAAGATAGCTGATTTTGGCCTAGCAAAGCTCTTGAAAAAAGACCAGACTCGAACGAGCACCAAAGTTAGAGGAACAATGGGATACATGGCACCTGAATGGCTAAAAAATGCTCCTGTGACTACCAAAGTTGATGTTTACAGCTTTGGGGTCGTGTTGCTGGAGATTATTTTTTGTAGAAAGCACATAGAGTTGCATCAAGTTAATGAATCAACAGAGGATAACGAGATGATTCTAATTGACTGGGTTCTATGCAATGTGAGAGCTGGTAACTTACACGCCATTGTCAGCCATGATTCTGAAGTCCTGGAAGATTTTTGCAGGTTTGAAAGAATGGTCTTGGTGGGTTTATGGTGCATATGTCCTAACCCAACTCTTCGACCATCAATGAACAAGGTTACACAGATGCTGGAAGGAACTAGTGAAGTTGATGATCCCCCTTTGATCGATGCACAGATTTTTTAA